A genomic region of Alicyclobacillus sp. SO9 contains the following coding sequences:
- a CDS encoding IS110 family transposase: protein MKSRLVNAQNQRIERISTTTLVVGIDIAKEKHAAQAINFRGIVLNNKPVVFANDLSGFEHLGQTIRKLQKAHSMDNVIIGMESTGHYWFNLSNWLVKQGIDVVLVNPMTTKRNKENRDNSPSKNDPKDALVIADVVSRGYYTPFSPKEEAFRRIRVVVTNREHWVVERGRIENRIHRWLDIRFPEYIQAFEDLFSTRSLATLRRFPAPSDMLKLTPERMVKIWGEFMSRPGGARGTRKAMELLHLARQSVGDTVALEEDKWELTHLVDEYERVQKIVDEADEMIEKILPEIPGADLIRSAGATIPATAAILAFGGDLSQLSHGNQLLRKAGLNLAERTSGKYKGQIKLTKRGNSLLRKHLYFTVFHLLSYNQAFQALHAHNIEVKRMTKMQSMMKLIGKLARMLVAMVRTGEKFSQDKAQFSIAA from the coding sequence ATGAAGTCTAGACTGGTTAATGCTCAAAATCAACGAATTGAACGAATTTCCACTACAACTCTGGTCGTCGGGATTGACATCGCCAAGGAGAAACACGCTGCACAGGCTATCAATTTTAGAGGAATCGTCCTGAACAACAAACCTGTTGTGTTCGCAAATGATCTCTCCGGTTTTGAGCATCTGGGACAGACAATCCGCAAGCTGCAGAAAGCCCACAGCATGGACAACGTCATCATAGGTATGGAAAGCACGGGACATTACTGGTTCAACCTTTCGAACTGGCTTGTGAAGCAAGGCATTGACGTTGTGCTGGTCAATCCCATGACCACAAAACGCAACAAAGAAAACAGGGATAATTCTCCCTCCAAGAACGATCCAAAGGACGCACTCGTCATCGCTGACGTAGTCAGTCGTGGGTACTACACTCCCTTTTCTCCGAAAGAAGAAGCATTTCGCCGGATTCGAGTCGTCGTCACAAATAGAGAGCACTGGGTCGTTGAACGTGGACGCATTGAGAATCGCATTCACCGTTGGCTGGATATCCGTTTCCCTGAATATATACAAGCCTTTGAGGACCTTTTCAGCACTCGTTCTCTAGCGACATTACGTCGGTTCCCTGCTCCTTCAGACATGTTGAAACTCACACCGGAGCGGATGGTGAAAATCTGGGGAGAGTTCATGTCCAGACCCGGTGGCGCACGTGGAACACGTAAAGCCATGGAGCTTCTCCATCTAGCCAGACAGAGTGTTGGAGACACGGTTGCCTTGGAAGAAGACAAATGGGAACTGACGCACCTGGTGGACGAGTATGAAAGGGTCCAGAAAATTGTCGACGAGGCGGACGAGATGATTGAGAAGATACTGCCTGAGATTCCTGGCGCCGATCTCATTCGGTCTGCCGGCGCAACGATTCCTGCAACGGCTGCCATTTTAGCCTTTGGCGGTGATCTAAGTCAGTTGTCACACGGAAACCAATTGCTACGAAAAGCAGGATTGAACTTAGCGGAGCGAACTTCGGGCAAGTACAAGGGTCAAATCAAACTCACAAAGCGGGGAAATTCTCTGCTACGCAAGCACTTGTACTTCACTGTCTTTCACCTGCTGTCATATAACCAAGCGTTTCAAGCCCTGCATGCTCACAACATCGAAGTAAAACGGATGACAAAGATGCAATCCATGATGAAGCTCATCGGGAAGCTGGCTCGAATGCTTGTAGCCATGGTAAGGACAGGAGAAAAATTCAGTCAAGATAAAGCACAATTCTCAATAGCAGCTTAA